A part of Streptomyces sp. NBC_01451 genomic DNA contains:
- a CDS encoding ABC transporter ATP-binding protein, translating into MTSPPGPPPAEPFLSVRDLKVHFATDDGVVRAVDGLSFDVERGRTLGIVGESGSGKSVTNLAILGLHDRTRTTLAGEIVLDGRELLTARERELERLRGNRMAMIFQDALASLSPFHTVGRQIAETYAKHTGASRRESRARAVEMLRRVGIPQPALRADDYPHQFSGGMRQRAVIAMALVCDPELLIADEPTTSLDVTVQAQIMDLLRDLQQEFGTSIVFITHDLGVISRMADDILVMYAGRAVERGTRNEVLRTPEHPYTWGLLDSMPTLRAPVDVPLSPIPGTPPSLLDPLPGCRFEPRCAFTEQTPEGHCASRRPYLPRTPAHGAACHLTPAQRVEYHADYVGVNPG; encoded by the coding sequence ATGACCTCACCGCCCGGCCCGCCGCCGGCCGAGCCCTTCCTCTCCGTACGGGACCTGAAGGTGCACTTCGCCACCGACGACGGTGTGGTGCGGGCGGTGGACGGCCTGTCCTTCGACGTGGAGCGCGGCCGGACCCTGGGCATCGTCGGCGAGTCCGGCTCGGGCAAGTCGGTGACGAACCTGGCGATCCTGGGCCTGCACGACCGTACGCGGACCACGCTGGCCGGGGAGATCGTGCTGGACGGCAGGGAACTGCTGACGGCGCGGGAACGGGAACTGGAGAGGCTCCGCGGCAACAGGATGGCGATGATCTTCCAGGACGCGCTGGCGTCCCTGTCACCGTTCCACACCGTGGGCCGCCAGATCGCGGAGACGTACGCCAAGCACACGGGCGCGTCCCGCCGGGAGTCCCGGGCCCGCGCGGTGGAAATGCTGAGGCGCGTCGGCATCCCGCAGCCAGCGCTCCGGGCCGACGACTACCCCCACCAGTTCTCCGGTGGTATGCGCCAACGGGCGGTGATCGCCATGGCGTTGGTCTGCGACCCGGAACTCCTGATCGCCGACGAGCCGACGACGTCCCTGGACGTCACGGTCCAGGCCCAGATCATGGACCTGCTGAGGGACCTCCAGCAGGAGTTCGGCACGTCGATCGTCTTCATCACCCACGACCTCGGCGTCATCTCCCGTATGGCGGACGACATCCTGGTGATGTACGCGGGCCGCGCGGTGGAGCGAGGCACCCGCAACGAAGTACTGAGGACGCCCGAACACCCTTACACCTGGGGCCTGTTGGACTCGATGCCGACGCTGCGCGCCCCGGTGGACGTGCCGCTGTCGCCGATCCCGGGCACTCCCCCGTCACTCCTCGACCCGCTCCCGGGCTGCCGCTTCGAGCCGCGCTGCGCGTTCACCGAACAGACCCCGGAGGGCCACTGCGCGAGCCGGCGCCCCTACCTGCCCCGGACGCCCGCCCATGGCGCGGCCTGCCATCTGACGCCGGCGCAGCGCGTGGAGTACCACGCCGACTACGTGGGCGTGAACCCCGGATGA